TTCGTCGAGGCCGCTTGCGGCCAGCGCGAAATCGATCCCTGCCGCCTCCAGCAATTGGCGGCGGCGCGGGGAAGTGGAAGCCAGGAGCAGTCTCGGACGGTTCGTCATCAAAGCGGCCGGTGAACCGCAACTGTGGCAGGCGTGTTTGTGTCGATGCAAGTGCCCGGTCGCGTCCGGATTACTGCCTCCCAATTGAACGGGCGCGGACAGTCGGCTAACCCTGAGAATGATGAGTTTCTGGCCGCGCCTTGGGGTGGTGGTGATCATGGCGGTGGCGTTGGCCGCAGCGGCGGCTGTTTCCGCGCGGGCGTTTGCGCTCGGGCCGGCGAGAGCTGGTCGCGCGTTTGCCAATTCTCCACGCGCGCTGCTGGCTCAGTTTGGATCTCTCACCGTCGTTCCGATCGATCCGGAGAAGGCGTTCGTCGAAGGCTACCGGGCCTATCGCGGGCATGACTATTTGAAGGCGATCGAGCGGATGACGCTCGCGGCGAGCAAGGTTCCGACGCTTGCTGACTACGCGCTCTACTATCTTGGTGCGGCGCAGCGCGACAGCGGCGACAAGCAAGCGGCGGCGATCACTTTCGGCCGCCTGCGCGACAGCTATCCGCAAAGCGTGTTCGCCGCGGACGCGGCGCTCGAATACGCACGGATTGAACTCGACCTCGGCCATTTCGCCGCGGCGCGGCAGGCCGCGGCCGCTCTTGTTGCCCGCAATCCCGGCGCAGGTGTCGAACAGCAGGCGCGGATGGTCGAAGCGCAGGCGACGCTCGCCGCGGGCGACGCCGGCGCGGCCTATGTCCAGTTGCAGGCGTTGCGCGAGAAATTTCCGCGGGGCGCGGTCGATGCCGCCGCCCGTGCGCTTGCCTATTCGATCATCGCGAGCCATCCGGTCATCGTGAACACACATTCGTTCGACTACCACCGGGGCGAGGCGGCGCTGCTCCTGCGCGAGGGGCAGGCCGCGATGGCGCTTAAGCAAATCCAAGCCGCACTCCGGCTTGAGCCGACGGCGCCCGTGCGCGCGGAACTCACCTGGATGGAGGCGCATGCTCTCAGGGCCCGTCCCGAGCACGAGGCGCAGGCTCTGCGCGCCTATCTGAAGCTTGCACCGGGCGGGCCACGGGCCGCGCAGGCGCTCTATCGGCTGGGGCATCTGGAGTGGCGACGCGGCGACACCGAGGCGGCGCGCACGATGTTTTCGCGCTTGGCGCGCAGCTTCCCGGGCTCGACGCTGGCGCCCGACGCGATGTTCGATATCGGGCGCACGCGCGAGGACGACGGCGACTGGGATCTTGCGCGCGCCGCCTATCTGCGTCTGGCCCGCATCTATCCGCATAGCTCCTCTGCCGCGGAGGGCCGCTTCCGTGCGCCCTTCGCGCTGTACATGAGCGGGCGGTTCGCCGAGGCGGCGGCGGAGTTCGCCGCGATGAGGCCGCACGCCGAGAGCGCTGCCGACCGCGACATGTTTTCCTACTGGCACGCGCGCGCGCTGGAGCGGGCGGGCCGCGCCGACGAGGCGCGTCAGATCTATGCTCGCCTCGCGCAGGGCGCCGCCACCAACTACTACCCGGCGCTCGCGGCGCGCCGGCTCGCCGCCGCGCCTGCCCCGCCAACGGTGCCGGACCAGGCGGATCCCGCGGCGTTGGAAGTGCCTCAGAGTTTCGGGCCCGCGCAATTCCATCTGGGGCGGCTGGCGACGTTGCGCCGCCTGGGCTTGATCGAGCTGGAGCCGCCCGAGCTGCGGGCACTGGCCGCGCAAGGCCTTGGCGATCCGCGTGTGCGCCTGTTCGTATTGTTGGAGTTCCAGCGCACCGGCGCGTGGTACGACGCGATCGAGACCGCGACCCGGCTGGAGAAGTACGGCGGCCTCGACCCGGCGCTGGGCGAGCGTCTGCGTTACCCGCGCGCCTACTGGGGGCTGATCGCGCCGGCCGCCGAGCGCGCCTCGCTCGACCCCTGTCTGGTGCTCGCGCTGGTACGCCAGGAAAGCCTCTTCAATCCGCAGGCGCGCTCGGTGAGCGACGCGCGCGGCCTGATGCAGTTGATGGCGGCGACCGCCGCACGGGTCGGGCCGTCGGCAGGGGTTGTGCCGGCCTCGCTCGACCTCTACGACCCGGCGCTGAGCGTCCGGATCGGGACCACTTATCTCAAGGACCTGTTCGAGATGTTTGGGGGGGATCCTTTCAGGGCGGTTGCGGCCTACAATGCGGGCGAGCACGCGGTCCAGGGCTGGAACGCGAAATTTCCCGGCGACGACGACCAATGGGTCGAGAATATCGGCTACCGCGAGACGCGCGAGTACGTGAAGAAAGTGATCGGCGGCCTGCGCGAGTACCAGATACTCTATCCCTCCAACGCTTCATCCCCGGCGCAGCGTCCTCAGCGGCCAGCGTAGCTGCGGCCGGCGCGGCGGCGGCGCGCGCGCCGATCATCGGAATCGACGTCGGCGAGAATTTCCTCGACGTGGCAACCGTCGATCGGGCAAAGCGCGAGCTCCGCTTTGCGCGGGTAGCGCTGGAGGAGCTTGGCGCGGCGCCCATAGCTGAAGTTGCAGAGCGCCTGGCGGACGCCGTGCCAGCAATCGGGCAGGCCTCGTTTGCGCTGGTGGACTCGCCGAGATGGCCGCGCGATCTGGACTGGACGCGCGGCGCATTTCGGCGTGATCCCGCACCGGCCGCGCGCAAAGTTGACGCCGTGATGCGGGCGGTCTATCGCGCGCTCGTCGCCGAGGGTGGCGGGTCCGACGGTGCGCATCCGCGGTCGCACCCGCCGCGCCCGCTCTCGATGTTTCCGACTCCACCTTTGGAGTACTTCGAGCGCTGCGGGCGCGACCCGCGCTGCAAGCCGCATCTGGCGGCGATCTCGCGCGAGCTATTCGGTGCGCTTGTGGACCGCGCCAGCGGCTCCGCGGTAAGCCCGGTCAGCGGCGGGGCGATTTTCACCCGCTTCATGCTTGCCGGCTTCGCCACCTATCGCGCGTTGGAGCGGCTCGGCGTCGCCGCCTTCGAGTCGTATCCGTATTTGCAGTTCCGCTTGTGCGCACCGTCGAAGAAGCTCCCGCCGAAAAGGATGCGGACCGCCGCCTTGGACGTACGCCGGCACCTTCTGGCTCAGATAGCCGCGGAGCTCGGGCTTTGCATGGCGAACTGGGAGCTCACCCTCGATCAGGCCGATGCTGCGATCCTGGCCCTGGCGGCGGCGCGGGCCGCGCGGCGTGGCGTTCTGGCCGCAACGGGCAATCCGGCCGAAGGTCGTTTCATATTTGCGCTCGATACCGTTCAAGCGCGCAAGCTCGGACTGGGACGCGCTTGACAAGCGCCAAAGCAAAACGCTTCAAAGGTTGCTGGGCGGGGCAGGGCCGCGCCGGGGGGCCGCGATTGGTGTTGCAGCGCGAGTTCAAGGCGATCTTCTTCGATCTCGACGGCACACTGGTCGATATCCACGGCCCGCTCTATATCGCGGTGCGCCGCGCGCTCGACGATCTCGGGCATACTCCGCCGCTCAGTCGCGAGCACTATCGCCAGGCGATCGAGCGCGACGATTTTTTCCTCGGCGTACCGGAAGAAAAGCAGTCCGAATACACCAAGCTTGCTTTCGCCTATTTTCTTGCCGAGATCGATCGCACCGAGCGGCTGGAAGTCCTACCGCACGTGCACGAGACGCTGGCCGAGCTCAAGCGGCGCGACTACGCGACCGCGGTCATCACCTCGCGCCCGGGCGACGCGCGCCGGCTGGTCGAGAAACTTGCGATGGTCGGGCTGGCGCCGTATTTCGACCAGGTGATCACGCAAAGCGGCTCGTCGATGGCTATCCTCGACAAAACGCAGAGCCTCAGGCAGGCAGCCTTGCGCGCCGCCACCGTGCCGCGCGCGTGCATGTACGTCGGCGACGAGCCGCGCGACGTGATGGCCGCGACGAACGCGGGCTACGGCGCGGCGATTGCCGTCGCCACCGGCCCTGCCAGCTACCGGCAATTGACCAGCCATCCGCGCTACCGGCCCGATTACGTCCTGCGCTCGATGGACGAGCTGATCGGACTGCTGGATCGGCTGCGGGACGGCGGTGCAGGAGCCGGTGACCCCGGAGAGCAGTGAGGATACGGCGAGTGCGCTCGCCGGACTGCGCGTGGTTGAGCCGCCGCGAACGGCGACCGCCTGCGCAACGTCGCGCGCCCTGTATCGGCGAACACAGACGAGGTGCTCGGCCAGCTGCTGAGAACGATGACGGCTGAGCTTCTGGCAAGCCCTCGGTGCGCGAGGCATCATTGAGGGCTATGAGCGAAGCAGGAGCGACGATAGGCGGAAGCGCGGGCGCGCGGCCGAGCGTGTTCGCGGTATGGGCGCAGGCGAGCCGAATCTGGACGCTCGCGATGCCCGCGGTTGGAGTGCTGGTCGGCACGCTGACCGCGACCTACTACGGATTCGGCCTGTCGCTGGGGCGGTTTATCCTGGCCGACCTCGGCGCGGTCGCGTTGCAGGCCGCGACCAACATGATCAACGACTACTACGACTACGTGCAGGGGACCGACTCCTTCGACGTCCTCTCGCAGGAGCGCATCGGGCCCGGGCTGGCGATCCAGCAGGGGTTGGTGACGCCCGACCAGTTATGGTGGGGCGGAATCCTCGCCCTCGCCTTCGGCTCGGCGCTGGGGCTCGTCCTGGTTTACCTGTGCGGATGGGTGATCCTGCTGATCGGCGTGCTAAGCGTCGCGGCCGCCTACTTCTACACTGCGCCGCCGGTCTCGCTCGCCTATCGGGGGCTTGGCGACCTCGCAGTGTTTCTCTTCATGGGGCCGGGCTTCGTGCTTGGCGGCTACTACGTGCAGGCGCTGAGCTTTTCGGCCGGTGTCATCGCGCCGGCGATCGCGATCGGATGCCTCTCCTCTGGCGTGCTCCAGGTCAACAATATTCGTGATATCGACAACGACACCGCGCACGGCAAGCGCACCTTCGCCTCGATTATCGGGCGTCCCTCGGCGATCGCCGAGCTGATCGGAACCGACGCGCTCGCGTTCGCCGCGATAGTCGCCGGCGTGCTGGCCCGCACGCTGCCATGGCCGGCGCTCGCGGTGCTGCTGACGGTCCCGCGCGCAGTTAGGCAGATCAACCTGGTGCGCAGCGCGGTTGACTGGCGCAACATGAACGACGCGCTCAACCTGACCGCGCAGCTGCACATGGAATTCGGGCTGATCTTGAGCGCTGCGCTGCTGCTCGGCTCGATGTGGTGAGGCACTGCCGGAGCCCCGTTTCTTCTTACTGAGCGAAGCGAAGAATCTACGCCAGGCGATTCGCCGCTCTTCGATTACAGGAACGGCAGGCGCGGAAGGGAGGCGGCGAACTCGGCGCGCAGCCGCTCGAGGCTTGCGAGGTCATCGACGGTGCGGAAGTATCCGCGATGCAGGTAGCCGAACAGCGGCAGCCCCTGCGCAACCATCGGCGCGAACAGGTCCGCCATCAGGCTGAACGGCGCCGGCGTTGCGGGCATCAACTCGAACACCGCCGGCTCGCATAGCATCACCCCGCAGTACATGAACGCCGCAAGCCGCGCCGCTTCGTCTGGGGTGAGCGCGCACGCATAATCGTCGAAGTCGGCGGGCGCGTGCCCGCGCAACAGCCGCATCCGGCGAATCCGCGCCTCCGAATTGATTTCGATTTTGCTGTAGGCGTCGGGATTGTCCGGCTCGCGCAGGACCATTGTGGCGAGCCCGCCGCGCTCGCGATGGAAGTCGGCCAGCGCGCGCAGGTCGAGGTCGATGATGGTGTCGCAGTTGAGCACCGCGAAGGTTTCGCTGCCGAAAAATGCGCGTAAGCCGACCAGCGGCCCGCCGGTGCCGAGCAGCGCGGTTTCGGGCGCGTAAGTTATCCGCAGGCCCAGCGCGTCGCCGCGTCCGAGCGCGGTTTCGACCGCCGCGGCCAGATGATGGACGTTGATCGCGACCTCGCACACACCCGCCTGCGCCAGCATCCTCAGTGGATAGTGGATAAGCGGGCGACCGCCGACCTCGACGATCGGCTTGGGTACCGTCGCCGTCAGCGGCATCAGCCGCTCGCCCTTGCCCGCAGAGAGCACCAGCGCCTTCATCCGGGCGTCTTCCCTACGCGGCTTCGAACGTGGCACGCAGGCGGGGAAACTCGCGATGGTGCGCCAGCATTCGGCGCGCCTGTCCGACCGCATGCGGAATAAAGGCCGCGTATCCGCTCTTGCCCTGGCGTTCGAGTACGTTGAAGCGGCCGATCACCTTGAGCGCATGCTGAAGCACGCACAGCCGATAGCCTTCGCGGAACTCGCCGGCCTCGGGGCAGGGCGCTCCGCGCCGGGTCAGGCCCGCCATGTAGTAGTCGAGCAGGCGGGTTTCGGCCGCTAGATCGATAACGCGATCGGTGTCGCGCGTGGTCAGCAGCACCGCGAGATCCTGCGCCGCCGGCGCGAGCAGTGCGTCCTGGAAGTCGATCACGCGGACGCGGCCGCTCTGCAAAAAGAGATTGTGGCCGTGGTAGTCGCGATGCGACAGCACGCGCGGAATGCGGCCGAGCCGTGCGGCCAGTTGGTCGAGTTCGGGAGCCAGCGCGTGTGCGTCGATCGTCCTGCCGAAGCTTGCCGCGCCGGCCTCAAGAAATTGTTCCATCTCCCAGCGGAACAGCCGCTCGTCGTAGGTGATCGACGCTGCGATACATCGATTGTCGAGCCGGCGCGTGCCCTCGACGTGGATCAGCAGGAGTTCGTCCACCGCTGCGCGATAGAGCGCGGCCGGCTTGTCGAGCCGCCGGAGGGCGGCGTCGAAGAGCGAAAGCTCGCCCACGTCCTCGACCAGCAGCATTCGGCGCTCAGCTGCGGCCGCATAAATTTCAGGCACGGCAGCGCCGATCGATTTGAGAAAGCGCTGCACGTTGAGGAAGGGTGGTTCGGACGGCGGCGCGGGAACGAGGCTAAGCGCACGCACGTACGCCGGCAGGTCGTCGGGGCCGAGGTCAACCGCGATCGCCGACGCCGGCGCGCGGCGTGGACGCGGCTCGAGCACGACGCGCCAGAAGCGCCGATTCGAGGCGTCGCCCTTGAGCATCACCACACGCCCGGCGCGCGCGCCGCGCCATCGTGCGGCGATCAGCTCGTCGATCCATCGCCGAAGCTCCGCCTCTGCGCCGGCGTCGGCGCTCGTTACGGCAGCGGAAGACACGGGGCGATCTTAGCTGCTGGCAGCGGACTCGGCCATGCGTCCGCGGCGCCGGTTGCCCGGCGCCCCGCGCCGACAGCGCAAATCCCCTAGGAAATTGCAGCCGCCCGGTTGTCGAGGCCGAGCAGCTCTTCGTACAGGCGTTCGATCTCGCGCCCGAGCCGGTCGTAGGCCGCGATCAGATCGTTGGCGTCGGAGCGCGTCAGGTAGAAGTTGGGGTCATTCATCTGCTCGCCCAACACCGCACGCTCGCTCTCCTTGCGCGCGATCTCAGCTTCCAGCGTCTCACGCCGGCGGGCGAGGCGCTCGCGCTCGCGGCGCAGCTTAAGTTCCGCCGCCCGTGCCGCCGGGCTGTCCTCGCGCGGTGGCCCCGGCTTCGCGCCGTTGCTGCCGGTCGCCGCACGCGCGCCGTCGGGGTCGCGCAGCGTAGTCTTCGCATCGCGCGTCGCCGCGACCGCGGGGCCCAAGGAAGCGGCGGCTTTGCCGTTGGAACGTGCTGCGGCTTCTTCGAGCGCGGCCTTCTTGGCCAGGTAGTCGTCGTAGTTGCCGAGGTAACGAATCGCGTGCCCCTGGCCGACCTCGATAACCTCCTGCGCCAGCTCGTTGAGCAGGTAGCGGTCGTGACTGACGATCACCACCGTGCCGGGGAAACGGCGCAGCGCTTCGAGCAGCGTGTCCTTGGCCACGATATCGAGGTTATTGGTCGGCTCGTCGAGCAGCAGGCAGTTGTTGCGACGGGCGAGGACCTTGGCCAGCGCCAGCCGCGCGCGCTCGCCGCCCGAGAGCACGCCCACCGGCTTGAGCGCGTCGTCGCCCGAAAACAGCATCGCGCCGAGCAGCCCGCGAATCTCGCCGGTCGTCATCCCCTGAGCCGCGTCGCTCAGTTCCTTGAGCACACTATTGGAGTAGTCGAGCGAATCGGCGAGGTCCTGGGCGAAGTAGCCGATCTCGACTCCGGCGCCGACCGCGCGGGTGCCGGCGCTCATCGGCTCGACTCCCGCGAGCAGCTTCATCATCGTCGATTTGCCCGCGCCGTTGGGGCCGACCAGCGCAACACGCGCGCCGCGTTCGATCACCAGGTCAACGCCGTCATAAACCGTAAGCTCGCCGTAGCGTTTGACCGCGCCGCGCAGCTCGAAGACCCGCCGCGCGCCGCGCTCGCATCGCGGAAAGCTTATTGCGGGCGGCTTTTCGAGGCCGGGCGGCGGCGCCAGCCGCTCGATCTTCTCAAGCTGTTTTATCCGGCTCTGCACCAGCTTGGCCTTGCTCGCCTGGTAGCGGAAGCGGCTGATGAAGGCCTCGATGTGCTCGATCTCGGCGCGCTGCTTTTCGTAGGCTTCGAGCTCCGCCGTATTCCGTCGCTCGCGCTCGACCAGGTAGGCGGAGTAGCCGCCCTGGTATTCGACGATCCGACCGTTGGCAACCTCGACCGTGCGCGTGGTCACCCGGTCGAGGAAGTAGCGGTCGTGCGAGACGAGGATTATCCCGCCCGGATAGCCTGCCAGGTAGTCTTCCAGCCAGTTGCGCGCTTCGATGTCGAGATGGTTGGTCGGCTCGTCGAGCATCAGGAACTCCGGCCGACTGACCAGCAGCTTCGCCAGCGCCACCCGCATCCGGATGCCGCCGGAGAATTCGGCGACGTCGCGCGCGAGATCGGCTTCGCGGAAGCCCAAGCCAAAGAGCACCGCGGTGGCGCGGCTCTCGGCTTCGTAAAAGCCGTGGCGCTCCAGTTCGCTGAGCACGTCGCCCAGTTCGGCGAGCGCGGCGTCATGGGCGGGGCCCGCGTGCTCGCGCGCAAGGAGCTCTTCGAGTTCGACTCGGCGCCGGTCGAGCGCCTGCATCTCGGCCAGGGCGCTGAGTGTCTCTTCGAGCAACGCCCGCCCACCCATCTCGGGCGCATCTTGGGCGAGGTAGCCGACTGTGGTGCGCTGTGGGCGGATGATTCGTCCGCCGTCAGGCTCGATCACTCCGGCGATCAGGCGCAGCAGCGTGGTCTTGCCCGCTCCGTTCAGCCCGACGAGGCCCACCCGCGCGTCGTCGGCCATCGACCAGCTCACGCCGTCGAAAATCGCGCGGCTGCCGTAGAACTTCGAGAGGTTGTCGAGCGCCAGCATCGGGAATCGAACCGCGACGGTCGGTTGTTCGGGTGGGTCGGCCGCGCGTCCGAATCCCTCCATCTTAACGGTCCGCGGGCGGAGGAAAAAGCGCCGTCCGATGGAGCGGCGGGCGCGCATGGCTCGGTGCGGGGTATGGACGGGGCGCGGCGCAATCCGTTTAATGGTAGGGGCCGGTGCGGCCGGCGAACGAGCATGGAGGAACGCGATGCCCGCAATCCGCGATGGTGACAAGGTCCTCGTTATCGATCGCAAACTCTTCCACGACGACAACACCCGCTTCTTCGTCGGCGTGGTCGAGGAATACGACGACGGGGTGGTGCGCGTGCGCGGCTATCCCTTCCATCTCAGCCCTTACGAGGTCACCGGTATCGAGCGCCACGGCGAAGAGCGGGTGCGGGTAATCGCGGTCTCGGGCGACATCCTGCTCTACTTGCTGCCGCGCGAGACCGAGATCACTAAGATGCAGATGCGGCGCTCGCCCAAGTCGCTCCAGATGACTGACGGCGGCGAGGTGACGGTCGATCTCACCGAGTGGCTGATGCGGGTCTAGCTCCTGAGCCGGCCGGGCGACCGCAATTGCCGCGGCGCGGTCGGGTTCAGTGCCGGGCGTCGAGCGAGATTACGAATTCCGAGATCGCGGCGACGGTCGCGGCGGGATTGTCGAGCGGCACGTGATGGTGCGCATGGGGGATCGTGCGCAGAACCGAGCCGCGGATCCCGCGATGCATCCGGCGCGCCGTCCGCGCCGAAACCAGCGCGCTGTGCTCGCCGCGCAACAGCAGCGTCGGTGCCGTTATTGCGCCGAGCCGCGGCTTGGCGAAGTCGCCGCGCTGCCGGCGCCATACCCGCGTCCTGGGATCGAAGCGGAACGCCCACTTGCCGTTGGGTAGTTGCTCGGCGCCCTTGAGCGCGAGCTCCGCCAGCGCCTGGCGGCTGAGCGTGTGGCCGGGCGGCGACAGCCGAAAGCGTGCGATCAGCGCCTCGGCGCTGTCGAGTTCCGGGCGCGGGCCGCCCTGCTTGCGCCGCTTCCATCGCCACATCAGCCGCGTCATCATCGGCGGTCCGCCGTGGGCCGAATCCACGATCACCAGCGCCGCGAGCAGCTGCGGATGATACACGGCCACGCGCTGCGCCAATTCGCCGCCCATCGAATGGCCCACCAGCACCACCGGCGTGCCGAGAAATTCGAGGAAGCCGACGAGGTCCTTGAGATACGCCGCCGGCCCGTAGTCGGGCGGATCGACCCACGCGCTGAGGCCGTGGCCGCGAAAGTCCAGCGCGAGCACGCGGCCCAGGTGCGTCAGACCGGGCGCCACATGATCCCACCAGTGCGCGTGCGCCGAGCCCCCGTGGGCGAGCACGACGGTTCTGCGCGCGGCGCCACCCCAGTCCAGGTAATGCAGTCTGATTCCGTTGATTTCAGCGAACCTGCTCGTCGGCTTCGCCACGGCGGCGATAGCCGCTTGCTCGTTGTGCATGACCGTCAATTATTCTAGTCGAGGGCGGCGCGCGCGGTAAAGAATTCGCGCGGCGGCAGTGGTGGCCGCTGCGGCCCGCGTGATATCAAATCCTCTCGCCTGCGCGACGGCTTGCCCGAATACAGGGTGCGGCGCCGGCGTCTCGATAGATGCGATGGGTGTGACGGTTGCAATACCGAAGCGAGTTCGGCGCGATGGGCGCCGGCTCTTTGCTGCTGCCCTTGTCGTTGCCGCGGCGGCCGTGTCGCGGCCGGTCGCGGCACGCGCTCAGCAGCAACCGCAATCGCAGCAGACACCCGCATCCGCGAGCGCCATGAACAGCGAACCTTCCGAGCCCGGGCACCTCGAGCTGCCGCAATTGCCGTCGATCACGATGACCGCGGTGCCGAGCTACGGGCCCGAGCCGTTGACCGTGGGCTTTTTCGCCAACGGCATCGATCCCGCGGGCCAGGGCTTCGTCTCCTATCTGTGGACCTTCGGCGACGGACAGGTATCGATGGCGCCGCCGATGATGTTTTTCCACACCTACAGCAAACCCGGCACCTATATCGCCACCGTCACTGCGACCACCGCCGACGGGCGCACCGCGACCTCCTACGTCGGGATCACGGTGCGGCCGCGCACGGATTGACGCGGCCGTTCGCGCTTCGGCACTGCGCGGCGCCGGGGCTTAGTCGTTGGCCGGGAGAATTCGCACCCTTCCGGTGTGCAGTTCGTAGCGGGCACCGACGATCATCAGGCGGCCGTCCTTGACCCGCTGCGCGAACCGCGGCGCGCGCTTGAGCGCTGCGACCTGATCGGCCACGTTGAGGTCGATTGCGTCGGACACCACGTCGCCGCTCGCCTTGCGCGCGCGTTTGACCGCCGGACAGATGTTGCTGAAAATTTCGGGCAAGCCCGCCGCCGATTTCTCATCCGCGCGCGGGCATTCCCGCACCGCGCCTGTGACCGCGCCGCAACTGTCGTGGCCCATCACCACGATCAGGCTCGAGCCAAGATGCTCGACCGCGTAGTCGATGCTCTCGAGCCCGGCACGGGTGAGCGTGTTGCCGGCGACGCGTATCACGAAGAGGTCGCCCAGCCCCTGGTCGAAGACGATCTCCGGCGTCACACGTGAATCGGAACAGGCCAGGATCACTGCGAACGGCGACTGTGAGGCGGCGAGCGCGACGCGCCGCGCCGGATCCTGCCCTGGATGGCGCGTCGTGCCCTCCTCGAAGCGCTGGTTGCCCGACATCAGGCGCGCCAGCGCGATTTTCGGGCTAACCGCCGGCGTATCGGCACTGCGCGCCGAGCTTGTGGTCGACGTCACCATGAGCACAAGTACCGCCAGCGCTGCCGCGACGCCTGGTGGGGTCACGATCGCAGAGGTCACCATCGGGCTCCTCCTCTCGTTCGCCGGTATTCCTGCATCACCTCCCGCGGCGGCGCATCTCGCGCTCGCCCGCTCGGAGCGGCAGCAAACATCATTGCCAGAGGACGGCGCACATTGACAGCGCCGCGCGGCTTGCGGCCTAGTAGTTGATCATGCCAAGGGCAAAGTTTGCGGCGGGCGCGCTGGCGGTCGCGCTGGCGATGGGCGCGGCGGGATGCCTGCAAGAGGCGATCGAGGCCAACCAGCGTCAGCTCGATCAGCAAAGGGCCGAGCTGGACAAGCTCAAGGAGGAGGTCGCCGCGCTCAAGGCGGCGCAGCCGCCCGCCTATCCAACCACGATGCCGCCGCCGGGCTCGTGCGACGCCGACGTGATGCGCGAGGCGAGTCGGCGCGGCGGCGAGCGCTTTGCGGCCAACGACTTCAGCCGCGCCCTCGGCTACTACCAGGACGCGGTCACCGCCTGCCCGTCGAACGCGCAGGCTCAGCTCAACCTGGCGCGTGCATACGAGGCGCTGGGCCAGCGCGCGCAGGCGATCGACCATTACAGGCTCGCCAGCCAATCCACTGCCGCTGCCGACAGCGACGCCGCCGGCCAGGCGCGCGAGGCGCTAGCGCGGCTCGGCGCGCACTAGCGAGGAGGCAATTCCATTGAAGGACGTATTCAGCGTCGAAGGCAAGGCCACGATCATCACCGGCGGCGGCACG
This is a stretch of genomic DNA from Candidatus Binataceae bacterium. It encodes these proteins:
- a CDS encoding carbonic anhydrase, producing MVTSAIVTPPGVAAALAVLVLMVTSTTSSARSADTPAVSPKIALARLMSGNQRFEEGTTRHPGQDPARRVALAASQSPFAVILACSDSRVTPEIVFDQGLGDLFVIRVAGNTLTRAGLESIDYAVEHLGSSLIVVMGHDSCGAVTGAVRECPRADEKSAAGLPEIFSNICPAVKRARKASGDVVSDAIDLNVADQVAALKRAPRFAQRVKDGRLMIVGARYELHTGRVRILPAND
- a CDS encoding PKD domain-containing protein, yielding MNSEPSEPGHLELPQLPSITMTAVPSYGPEPLTVGFFANGIDPAGQGFVSYLWTFGDGQVSMAPPMMFFHTYSKPGTYIATVTATTADGRTATSYVGITVRPRTD
- a CDS encoding alpha/beta hydrolase, coding for MHNEQAAIAAVAKPTSRFAEINGIRLHYLDWGGAARRTVVLAHGGSAHAHWWDHVAPGLTHLGRVLALDFRGHGLSAWVDPPDYGPAAYLKDLVGFLEFLGTPVVLVGHSMGGELAQRVAVYHPQLLAALVIVDSAHGGPPMMTRLMWRWKRRKQGGPRPELDSAEALIARFRLSPPGHTLSRQALAELALKGAEQLPNGKWAFRFDPRTRVWRRQRGDFAKPRLGAITAPTLLLRGEHSALVSARTARRMHRGIRGSVLRTIPHAHHHVPLDNPAATVAAISEFVISLDARH
- a CDS encoding tetratricopeptide repeat protein, which encodes MPRAKFAAGALAVALAMGAAGCLQEAIEANQRQLDQQRAELDKLKEEVAALKAAQPPAYPTTMPPPGSCDADVMREASRRGGERFAANDFSRALGYYQDAVTACPSNAQAQLNLARAYEALGQRAQAIDHYRLASQSTAAADSDAAGQAREALARLGAH